The Pedococcus dokdonensis region GCAGCATGCGGTTGCCGATCCCGCTCTCGGCCTGGTCGACGGCGACGGCCGGCCGCGGGTCACGCCAGGCACCGAGGTCGTCTCCGACGGTGCGCCAGGTCAGCCACCCCGCGCTGACCAGGACGGCGCCCACCAGGGCGGCCGCGACCGGCCATCGCGCCAGGGCCTGCCACCCGCCGCGCGCACGGCTCACGGCAAGGCCTTCGGCACCGAGGAGGGCGGCGGCCACGAGGGCGAGCGCGAGGACCAGCAGTCCGGTGCCGGCCCACGCGGTGATCGGCTCGCCGGCTGCGGGCCGACCCTGCGGGACGGTGCCGAGGTGGATGCGTGGCGCCACGACGGCATACCCGAGTCCGACCAGGGCCAGGACCGCGAGCACGCTGGCCGCCGCGTCTCGGCGCCCGGCCCGCAGCAGTCCCAGCAGGCCGGCGAGGACCAGGGGCACGGAGAGCAGCACGGGGTAGGACCCGGCGCCACCCGGGTGCAGCAGGGCGATCTGCCAGGGCAGCGCCTGGGCGGTGCCCCACACCGAGAGGCCGGGGCCGGTGAAGACCAGCGCGGGCCGCTCGAACAGCTCGGCGACCCACGGACCCAGGAGGAGCACCGGCCCGAGGGCGAGGGCAAGGCCGCGGACGCGCGCTCCGCCGTGGCCGGCCACCAGCACGACGAGGCCAGCCAGCACGACGAGGACGAGCAGGGCCGGGGCGAACGCGCCGAGCACGGCCGCGGCGAGGATCGTCGCGGCGGTGGCGGTGGTGCTGCCACCCCGCCGACCTGCGAGCACCACACCGGCCGCGACGAGCGGGAGGAGGACCGCGGCGACGATGCCCCCGAGGCGGCCGGAACCGACCGCAGTGGCGAGCACCGCCGTCGTCGACCACGCCAGGGCGGCCAGCGCCCGCGGCAGGCGTGAGTGGGTCACCACCCGGGCGGCGAGGTATGCGGTGAGCGTCGCCAGCGGGAGGGCGAAGGTGACCAGCGTGGTGACGACCGCACCGGCCGGCGACGCCGGGGTGCCGACCAGCGGCAGGTGGCTCGCCACCCACGACAGCCCGGCCAGCACCGCGAGGTGTGGGCCCTGCTCACCGCCGGTGCCCAGGCCCGAGCCGTGCCAGCCGTCGAGCCAGGCGTGCCAGAGCGTGCCGGCCCCGGCGCGGACACCCACTGTCTCGCCACCGCTCAGGCCGTTGTCGAGCCGCTCGCCGAAGCTGCCACCGAACCCACGGGTGGCCACGGCAGACACCACGGTCATGGCCAGGACGATGAGCAGACCCGGGTTGCGGGCGGCCCGCGACGCCAGCGTGGCGCCGAGCACGTTGAGGTCCTGTGCCTCGTCGGCCACGGGGCCCGACTCGGCCACCGTGACCCGGCCCGGGTCGCCCTGGCCGGACTCGAGCGCGACCTCGTCGTGGATCAGGTCGGTGGTGTGCCGCAGCACGGTCCGTGGGGGCACGAACAACCCCTGCAGGTCGCGGCGCCGCACCCGGCGGGTGCCGCGCGACCGCCAGCGCGCTCCCAGCACCCGGCCCGGTGTCAGCACCGCGCCGATGTCGGAGAACTCGGCCCACGCGGCGCGAGGCCGCTTCGCGAGGAGCAGGGCGACGGTCGCCAGGGTGCTCGACAGCACGATCCAGGCGGACAGCAGCGGCAGCGACCACCACGCACAGCGGGCCAGCGCGACCCGGCGGGCCTGCCGCCGCATCCGGGTGGCTGAGTCGGTCGGCAGGACGTCGTCGGGGCCGCCCCGGGCGCCGGTGCGCACCGTCGCGCGCGGGACCACCACGACCCGACGACCGGACTGCTGGGCGCGCCAGGAGAAGTCGACGTCGGCACCGAAGTCGCCGAAGGCCCGCTCCGCACCGCCGAGGCCGTCGAGCAGCTCGCGCTCGACGAGCATGCCGGTCGCGGGGACCGCCAGCACGTCGCTGCGGCGGTCGTACTGTCCCTGGTCCGGCTCGCCCGGAGCCGGGGACGGGATCACCCGGCCGCTGCGGGTCAGCTGCAGGCCCACCGAGTGCAGCGCCCCGGCACGGGTCCAGTCGAGGAGCTTGGGGCCGGCCGCCCCCACCGAGGGGCTGCGGCGGACCGCGTCGAGCAGGCGGGCCAAGGTCATCGGGGCGGCCGCGCTGTCGGAGGTGAGCACCCACACGTGGGTGGCGGGATCGACTCCTTCCGCGCCACGCGGTTCGGCGCTGGCCAGGGCCGCGCGCACGGCGCACGCCAGGGATGCTGTGCCGCGCGACGCACCATCGGCGACGGTCACGAAGCTGACCGAGGGGATGGCCTCCAGCACGGCACGGTGCGAGCGCACCGTCTCGACGGCGTTGCCGTCGTGCTCGTCACGGCCGGGGTCGACCACGACGAGGCGGTCCGGGGTCCGGGTCTGGCGGGCCAGGGAGTCGAGGGTCTCCGGGAGCGCCGAGGCCGGTCCACGCAGGACCAGAACCGCCGTCACCGTCGCGACCGCCGCAGGAGGTCCTGCGGGGTCCGTCACGTCATGGGGCGGGGCAAGCGTCATACGCAGGTCACGAGGTGTCGCCGCGCCGGCGACTAGACCGCACGCTTCTTGAGCTTGCGACGCTCACGCTCGGACAGCCCACCCCAGATGCCGAACCGTTCGTCGTGCGCCAGCGCGTACTCGAGGCACTCGGCCCGGACCTCGCACCCGACGCAGACCTTCTTGGCCTCGCGCGTCGAGCCGCCCTTCTCGGGGAAGAACGCCTCCGGATCCGTCTGGGCGCAGAGCGAACGCTCCTGCCACGACATCTCCACCTCTTCGCCACCCTCGAAGGTGACCAACTGAAGCTCTTGCACGGCTTCCTCCTCGACCCGGTGCGCCGCCCTGTGCCAAAACGTGTGACCGGTGCTCGGTCACAACAATGGAATTACACGCGTGTCATACGTGGTTCGTCAAGCGGAAGTCTGATATTTGCCCGATCGGTCGAACCTTGATAACGCCTCTTCCGCCAGCGCTAGAGGTGCGGTAGAGGACCGCTTCCCAGCCCGTGGGAGCCGCCGGGCGCGGCCGACAACCGGGCTGCAAGACTGCGGACATGCGCATCACGGCACTGGCCGGCGGCGTCGGAGGTGCCCGCTTCCTG contains the following coding sequences:
- a CDS encoding WhiB family transcriptional regulator, whose product is MSWQERSLCAQTDPEAFFPEKGGSTREAKKVCVGCEVRAECLEYALAHDERFGIWGGLSERERRKLKKRAV
- a CDS encoding glycosyltransferase, yielding MTDPAGPPAAVATVTAVLVLRGPASALPETLDSLARQTRTPDRLVVVDPGRDEHDGNAVETVRSHRAVLEAIPSVSFVTVADGASRGTASLACAVRAALASAEPRGAEGVDPATHVWVLTSDSAAAPMTLARLLDAVRRSPSVGAAGPKLLDWTRAGALHSVGLQLTRSGRVIPSPAPGEPDQGQYDRRSDVLAVPATGMLVERELLDGLGGAERAFGDFGADVDFSWRAQQSGRRVVVVPRATVRTGARGGPDDVLPTDSATRMRRQARRVALARCAWWSLPLLSAWIVLSSTLATVALLLAKRPRAAWAEFSDIGAVLTPGRVLGARWRSRGTRRVRRRDLQGLFVPPRTVLRHTTDLIHDEVALESGQGDPGRVTVAESGPVADEAQDLNVLGATLASRAARNPGLLIVLAMTVVSAVATRGFGGSFGERLDNGLSGGETVGVRAGAGTLWHAWLDGWHGSGLGTGGEQGPHLAVLAGLSWVASHLPLVGTPASPAGAVVTTLVTFALPLATLTAYLAARVVTHSRLPRALAALAWSTTAVLATAVGSGRLGGIVAAVLLPLVAAGVVLAGRRGGSTTATAATILAAAVLGAFAPALLVLVVLAGLVVLVAGHGGARVRGLALALGPVLLLGPWVAELFERPALVFTGPGLSVWGTAQALPWQIALLHPGGAGSYPVLLSVPLVLAGLLGLLRAGRRDAAASVLAVLALVGLGYAVVAPRIHLGTVPQGRPAAGEPITAWAGTGLLVLALALVAAALLGAEGLAVSRARGGWQALARWPVAAALVGAVLVSAGWLTWRTVGDDLGAWRDPRPAVAVDQAESGIGNRMLLLTPEGDGLSWQLLGREVDDVARSLPTPTADRPDSTELGTAVGSLFEQGAAPGVLTPAADLSDQAVGFVGLRADATDPRIRSLDATAGLSRLGEHDGVTFWRVLPGGGRAADDAVAPSRAQIVTKRSEQAIPVAGAHARLDVKAVVPQGASLVLAEPGSWVRHARVSANGRVLAPSGDAAAYALPAGATTITVDVLPSAATWRSAQGILLLLVVFLAVPFGNRSSRRRRR